One Terriglobia bacterium genomic region harbors:
- a CDS encoding peptidase S10 — MRSIWGPGVLAILLISGQATKGVAQTPERDSKAAGAKAASEVPPPKEESSVTEHSLRIDGQAIPYKATAGTILIKDTHGEPTAAIFYIAYTRADVKDLNQRPLAFLYNGGPGSSSAWCHMGAFGPRRVVTADAQATPPAPYKIEDNTNSPLDKADLVFIDPVGTGFSRAVGKAKDKDFWGVDEDVESLAQFILTYVNRNDRWNSPKFLIGESYGTFRSVALANYLQSRDGMYFNGIDLISTVLDLGTLSFHPGEDMPYVFYLPSYAATASYHKILKNRPEDFSAFLEQARHFAATEYADALMKGAKLSGAEKGAVAKKLAGYTGLGEDYLLKANLRVTLGQFREELQRSGGRTTGRLDARFSGPIEDLLAENATYDPQSAAVSGAFTAAFNYYVRDELKFGGDKHYVLGNRDAGRNWNWKRGEARGGGFPGSPNVMGDLVQAMITNAHLQIQVENGLYDLATPFFATEYTMDHLGLPEMLQGHIRMDYYDAGHMMYLNEESLAKLKKNVARFIEAATRP, encoded by the coding sequence ATGCGAAGCATTTGGGGTCCTGGTGTGCTGGCTATACTTTTGATTTCGGGGCAGGCGACAAAAGGTGTTGCGCAGACGCCGGAGCGAGATTCGAAGGCTGCAGGAGCCAAGGCTGCCAGCGAGGTTCCGCCCCCCAAAGAGGAATCCTCCGTAACCGAACACTCCCTTCGCATCGACGGGCAAGCAATCCCCTACAAGGCAACGGCGGGGACGATTTTGATCAAGGATACGCATGGCGAGCCGACCGCCGCCATCTTTTACATCGCCTACACGCGGGCCGACGTGAAGGATTTGAACCAGCGGCCCCTTGCATTTCTATACAACGGGGGACCGGGATCCTCCTCGGCCTGGTGTCACATGGGCGCCTTTGGTCCCCGCCGCGTGGTAACCGCGGATGCTCAGGCGACGCCGCCTGCCCCTTATAAGATCGAAGACAACACGAACTCCCCGCTCGACAAGGCGGATCTGGTGTTCATCGACCCCGTCGGCACCGGCTTCAGCCGGGCCGTCGGAAAAGCCAAAGATAAGGACTTCTGGGGAGTCGACGAGGATGTCGAGTCGCTGGCGCAGTTCATCCTCACTTACGTCAACCGCAACGACCGGTGGAACTCACCGAAATTCCTGATCGGCGAGAGCTACGGAACATTCCGTTCGGTCGCGCTGGCCAATTACCTGCAGTCCCGCGATGGGATGTATTTCAACGGAATCGACCTGATCTCAACGGTCCTCGACCTGGGCACTCTCTCGTTCCATCCGGGCGAGGACATGCCTTACGTTTTTTATCTTCCCAGTTACGCCGCCACGGCCTCCTACCATAAAATCCTGAAGAACCGGCCCGAAGATTTCAGCGCATTTTTGGAGCAAGCGCGCCATTTCGCGGCAACCGAGTACGCTGACGCCCTGATGAAAGGGGCAAAGCTCAGCGGGGCTGAAAAAGGCGCTGTAGCGAAGAAGCTCGCGGGCTATACCGGCCTCGGTGAAGATTACCTCTTGAAGGCCAATCTCCGGGTCACGCTGGGCCAATTCAGGGAAGAGTTGCAGCGCAGTGGCGGCCGCACCACCGGCCGCCTGGATGCACGGTTCTCAGGACCCATCGAAGATCTGCTCGCGGAAAACGCCACCTACGATCCTCAGAGTGCCGCCGTTTCGGGGGCATTTACAGCCGCCTTCAACTATTATGTCCGGGATGAATTAAAATTCGGCGGGGACAAGCACTATGTTCTCGGAAATCGCGACGCGGGACGGAACTGGAACTGGAAACGCGGCGAGGCCCGGGGAGGAGGTTTCCCCGGTTCTCCGAATGTCATGGGAGATCTGGTACAGGCCATGATAACCAATGCTCACCTCCAGATTCAGGTTGAAAACGGGCTATACGATCTGGCGACCCCCTTTTTCGCCACCGAGTACACTATGGATCACCTCGGCCTGCCTGAAATGCTCCAGGGCCATATCCGCATGGATTACTACGATGCGGGCCATATGATGTATTTGAATGAGGAGTCCCTCGCCAAACTCAAGAAGAACGTTGCTCGGTTCATTGAGGCTGCAACCAGGCCGTAA